CCTGGACGTCATGTGACTCGGTCCCCAtgaaccgccatgttggcagtcTAACGAACGGGACCCGGAATccaacctgtcagagttcactgcgcactttaaatccatggaggTCGACCAAAAAACTCGCCAGAATGAATAGATCTAATCCTTATAATGCCCCAGCATGCTTTTTACGAGGCTGGAAACAGAcggagaggacattattccagaacTGCAGTATCCTGAAACTTTCCCCTTCCTGATTAatttcccttcatcttactctagagcaggggtcgggaacctttttgactcagagagccatgaaagcaaaatatttgcaaatttatttcagtgagagccatataatatattttaagactgaatttaactaaatgtgagtataataagcctctgaatttattcttttaaataatgttgttataatactcttcACGCaatgtgtcaccagcagcatatcttgcaatcacactgaactgcaacaaatgacttacgtctgttgactcatccaaagccagggaatagaacggtgctgcatttatgtcattcacttgcgtttcctccacttccaaaatcgatggatggattaaaacaagtgattatattttatgttttatctgaaaagccgaaatctgcgagccagatgcaatcatcaaaagagccacacctggctcccgagccataggttccctacccctgctcTAGAGAGTCATAGAAAGTTTGccagagcctggagggaaaacaaatggACGCAATCTGGCTTTGTGGTAAACATTCATCTCTGGGGTCTACCGGCTAAAGATAGCATTGTTGTCACTAGATGGGTAAGCATTGTATTAGCGTAGCATTAGCAACAGGGCAGTGTCATGTGAATAACTGTGCTGTATTAATGTTGCTGCACAAAATTTCATGGATGATGCTACTAATATTTCTCCTTAAGCTTTTGTCAAATCCACATTGATGAATCAAGGCTAGGCTGTTGATTGCATCCCATACATCTCCATCAGAGCTGAAAGTGTCTCACAAATCCATCTAACCCCGGTATTGTTTGTCCTCCATTTCTCATCCATGTGTCTGTCTCCCTGTCCTGCTCAAAGACGATAAAGTAGAGGTTggggatgaggatgaggaggaggctcCAGAAGAGCCAGACACTCACCCAGAGGAAGTGACACATGAGCAGCCAGGAGACTTTCTCTTAGAGCAGACAGATTATTTAACAGAGGCGCAGGCTTTGGGCTGCCAGCAAGCCCAGACACCTGAGGTCCTCAATGGAGGAAGTCATCAAGGTGAACACAGCCCTTCACAAAAAGGTGTGTGGTTTTATGGGGTTtttgcgcatgtgtgtgtgtgcgtgtgcctaCTGTTTGGATGAAGGTGCGAAATAATAATTGTGCAACTGTTCATTACCTGCCTTGCATGACCCTCTTGTGTGCTCTTCCTGAGCACAAAGACTTTCTGCTCTTGATTTTTCCTAATTTGTGATGCACCTCAGGCTTCGCTGCCAACCTCCTTCCAGCTCTGTGTCCCTTAAATCCTTAAGCTTCTGCTTTGATACCTAAAGTTGccatgtgcaaaaaaaataacccaAGATAGCATTTTAATTTTGTGCTTTTCATGCCACACATAACCATTTGCTTTTCATTGCAGCAAGAAATGAGAAAACTTGATCAACCATTTTGCTAGTTGATCAGTTCTGCACTCTTGTATTGCCAGCTACATTGCAAATGCAAAGATCATTGTCTAAACTGTCAAGCATTGTATATTTCTATTTATGTGTCACTAAAAGTAGTTTTCTGTGGTTTCATGTGGATTTTGCTGGAATATTGTGCAAGAAATTGTTCCTGGGTACACCCACCTGTACGGGTGTTTCATGAATCAGTAATGAATGTATTATAAGCCTGTTGTGTATGAGTCACAAGTTTagatgttgttttcatttcatcccAAGGCAAATGATAATCCTGTTTTCCTATTGTTACTTACCATCAttggacatactgtatatcaccaTCCTTATCTTTGAGGTAAATTGATTTGAACAGTAAAACCATAGAAAAGATAAttcaatgtatatatatttttatccaCGGAACTGCCAGTAAAAACTGCcaaaaacattgttattataGGGCTGACTCTTCTGTCAGTCCTTGGTGTATTGCAATAGGAATTCAATATTTTTGTGTAATATCTTGTGAAATCATGCAACTCATCCCTTCATTTCAGTTCTGCACGCTATCTTAGGTGCTGTAAATCCCCCTTTGCTGTTGTGGCCTGCCACAAAAtacactgtgctgtgtgttttgcCTGATGGACAGCTGCTGTATCTATGTGCAGACAGCCTGGGCTTGACTGTGTTGGCTAGCTTTTGTGGATGGTGCTAGCAAAGCTTTTGGCTAATGTGACCAGACACAAAGTTCTACAGTGTCCTTCAAACTCACAGCCCAGCTGGAGGAATGTATCAGTCAGGCAACTTGTGAGTCTGCTATGAAAGAAGACGAGCATCAAGTGGCGTCGCAACATGAAAAGCAGGTGGTCGTTGAAAGAGAAACACCTGAAGGAACAGAacctcctcttccctctgtgAAAGATCCCCTCTCCGATGTCCCCTCAAAGGAATCGGGTAGCAATGAAAGAAAGGATGTGGtagaagaagctgaagaagcaCAAGAGTCTTCACCAGCAGACGAACCCCCAAAAGAGGGAATAGTGTCACCAGGCAAATCAGGATGCTCTATGATTGAAAGCCTGGAAAAAACAGAGTTGATGGGAACTGAGGCAGACCAAGGCATTAGATTGCATGAAATGCCAGAGACTGATGTTCAGAAAGTTGACCAAAGACAAGAATTAGTGAAATTGAGTCCAGACCCTGTTGCAGAGTTCAAAGCCACAGGAATTTTACTTCCTGGAGCAACTACCTACTTTGAAACATCGTCAAAAACTGAGGGAGAGGAGCCAGCAGCAAGTCAGAGCTATTATGAACTCAGCGCATCAGCAGAGATGGCCTTAAGTGGAGAGAGTGAATCCCTTATGCACAAGCAAGAGgaacaacaagaaaagaaagtgaggacatccACCTCTAAGATGTCTTTAGAACAGAGAAGCCTCTCATTGAACATTAATGTTGGAGAGAAATTGACAAAAGAGAAATCAATGATCTCCCCGAGCAGCTTGTGTCCAATCAGTGGTAGTTTTGATGAATCTGAGATTTACCCTTCAACACCACCTCTGGAGATCCTTAAATCTACATTTCCTCCAGCTGTTTCCATTATCACAACTTCCTGTGAATCACCTGAAGATAACCCTGCTAAAACTGAAATGCCTCAAACTTCTGACAAGCACAGTTCCCCGTTGGAGCATTCCAACAGCCTCTCTGAGATGTTGGATTTGGCAGGAACTCTGCCTCAGCCACCACCAGGGAGAAGAGAGGTTGACCACCTGAGACGGAAGTCAGTACCTGCCAACATGTCAGCTCTTGTGGGGAGTTCTTTGGCCAAGCTCACATTAGAAGATCAAACTGCAAGAGTGGTGGGTAGGGAAAgccagctggaggagctgggttactgtgttttcagtgagtacTCAGCACCCATGCCCTCTCCTGCAGATGTACCCAGTCCTGGGCACTCTCCACATCAGCATTTCACTTCTATGCAGAGTGAAGTGGAGGAAAATCTTGGGGTCCTAGAAGTGGAGGGTATCTCCCAGGGCATCCAACAATCTGATCTCAAAAGAACAATACCAGAGCAGTCTCAAAAAGCTCTAAGTGAGAAGAAAGATGTACCAGTGAAGACTACCCTGATGCTTGAAAAAGCTGTGACCAGTGGAGTAAAACCAGATCGCCTAAGAATTCCAATGTCTTCTTCAAAGGAAAGACTGAATGAGTTACGTTTGGAGAGTGGCTTACCGGGGGACATTAAGATTCAAGCAATCCCTGAAGTTGATGTTGAAAAAGACCCCTCCAGAGAGGCTTCTCCCATTCCACCAGACAATTCTTTCACTTTCAGTCCTGTGGAAACTGGAAGCAAGGGTCTCGAAACTCCCACCACCCCCAAGTCACCAGGTGATATAGTCTCAGAAAGCCAAGACACCAGAGAGGAACCCTGGACAGAGGTCAAAACAGAGATTGACATGAAGTCTCAGAGTGCTGACAATAAACAGCAAGATTTAGATGAAAAAACGCCAACAGCTGAACAGAAACAATCAGAAGAAAATTGTAAAGCACCAGAGATTGCACACAGAGAAATAGATTCAACATCTTCTCAGCCTTTAGGAGAGACCACAGAAAAGGAGGATGACAAGATTCAAAGTGAGCATGGGAAATCAACAGGGTTAGAAGTGCAAGAGACTTCAAAATCTGGTCATGATTTGCACACTGAAGAGCACTTAGATGAGAAAGATGCCCGAATCCAGGTACAGGAGATCACGCTTGTAAAAGCCACATCACCAAAACCACAAATACCCTCCTCTGTCATCATTATTCCTCAGGCACAAGttgaggaggaagcagaggatgACGATGATATTGAGATTGCTGAAGAACCTCAAGAGATAATGGAGGAAGCTGAAGAATTTGTTCGCCCAAGTGCTTGTTCACCTGAAGTTGTAAAGGAAGagccaaagaaagaagaagtgaagttgatggCAGGTGACCAGGTTTTGGAAGAAAATTCCAAGTCTAGAGCAGAAAAACATAGTCACTATGACCAAAACCGTGATGATGGGGAGCCTGCAACACAcagtcctctcttttctccatGCTCTGACAATAACCTACTACAGACAACAGAGGGAGGTGGCAGAGATGATGGAACTGGGGAGAGTCAGATTGACCCACAAATAGATAGTGAAGAGGGGAAGAAACACGAGGATGAGGGGGTGAGGGAAGCTCAAACAGAATCGGAAGTAGTTTCTGGTGAGATATGTGAAGAAAAAGAGCAGAAGTTCatggaagaaaacaatgaaGGTGAGAAGAAGATGGGTGAAGAGGACATTGGGGAGGAGGGGAAAGACCTTGAGATTGTTCAAGAGACAGAAAATACTGATGGGCTCTGCACGACCAGTCAGGCAACTCATGATGAAACCACCATGGATGTCTCCATCCTAGACACAGACAGTGGCTGGATGGACTCACAAGGTACTTGCGCttgtaaaaaaattaatcacttgcaaaattgtaaatatttttacctgtttttattGCAAAGGAGTTTGAAGAGTTAGCCCTGTTTTGAACCATCTCCACTGCAGATGATGACAAAAGTATCATGACTGAACAAATCGAAGCCCTTCCTCATGCCAAGATTTCTACCAGTGCACCTGTGGTCGCGGTGGACAAACCCGCTAAACGGGCCCCTGGCAGAGGAAGGGGCCACTCCGGTGCCACTGACAGCAAAGTGTCCCGCAAAGTACCCATCCACCACCCAAGAGATgagatgaggaagaaaaaaggtttcaaatcagtattcaaatgtaatgtttagcTTACAACAAATGACACTATGGGAAAGTTCAGTTGGGGTGTTTGAGTAACTAATAATACAAGAGTACAAGAGGCAGCATTGAGCAAATTGCTTGTttggagaaagagacagaagaacCGGAAGAAGTTTAAATTTTTTGGCGATGTCTGCCGGAGATTCTGCAATGTATGCATATTTGACTATATAAAGACAGTATAGTGCTTAGGTccagtcaagtcaactttatttctagagtacatttaaaacaaccaaGGTTTAACAATGTGCTTTATAGAGTTAAAGGCACAAcaacataaaaggtataaaacacaaaatcagtAAAACCGTAAAATAGTAACATCATAAAATGGTAAAATCTAGATAGAAGTACCCAGGTTGACTATTCCTATCCTGAGGTGAAGGAAAAGAGCTGGGTCTAAAAGCAGTCTGTTATTAGGCCTCAGAGCTCACGGTGGggtgtgaagaaaaaaacaaattaaattaaattattattacaaattacatgtcatttagcagacgcttttatccaaagcgacttacaatggaattgagtacaatcagccaggggtggagtcgaacttgcaaccattgtgtccatgatgtctttcgcacacagggcactggtcttaaccactgagccactccacctccAAACAAATAGGAAGCCAGTGGAAGGAGGggtctcttttattttttcttgttaaaaGGCGAGCTGCAGCGTTCTGGACCAGCTGGAGTCGCTGGACAGACGACTAGTCTAAACCAACATACAGagaattacaataatccagcCGAGATGTTATAAAAGCATGGATTAGTGTCTGTAAAACCTTAAGAGGGCAATGGGCCTTCACCTTGGCAATGAGCCTCATTTGGAAAAAGCTGGACTTAACAACTGCCATGGTTTGCTTCTCAAATAAGAAAAGGGCTAAAACTTTTCCAAAATATAGCAAACAGTTGTTGAACAGAATGTTTGGTTCTCCTTCCTCCATCAGGCAATGCTGTCAACTCTCTGTAACACACTGATACCTCATACACCCCGACCCAAAAATCACAAGCTATCCCTTTTAAATTTCAATAATCTACatgcatacttttttttcatagtAAGCTGTTGTTGATACATTTAACTGAGGTATTGCATGTTGGGATAATTCTGTGTCTCCTTTTTTGCCAGTCGGCAGTAGGAGGGCTGATCAGAATAAGGTGTCAGTCCTCCAAAGTCGCTCTCCGTCTCGAAAGAGCGTAGCCAAAGTGGCAGCCAGACATCCTAGGCCTGCTCTGCTTCACGGCTCTGCTAGACGCAAGGCCACAGGTGAACACTTCACCGAGAAACCAGCGCCGTGGATAGAGAGAGTGAAGCTAAACGTTAACtcaaaacacatccaaaacacaaGAATTCTTGCTGAATTTGCTTTACAGGTCTCAAATATCGCCAATCGTCATTAGTGGCCATAAGAATTATGGCTCAAGAACATGTTGACTCTCTCTATTGATGGCTCTTTGAGAAGTTGCAGGTGCAATGTAGCTGGCAAACATATCACGTGCTGCTGACTCATTTTAAGAACACCACATTTGCTCCGTTTTACTCTAATTATGTCATCGCACCTTCAGTTTGTTCTTTGTCTTGCAATTTCACCCACTCCTTGTTaaattttctgcatttttttaagTTATACGGCTTcatgttgtcctttttttacCACTGGTGCTGGTTTTGTGAGTTGTTGTACAGCTCACATGTCAGTGTTTGCTAAAAATGGCTTCAAAGCTGTTGGTGTGGTAAAACATGTGTGATGACCATATCAATGTGATCTGGATTTGTCTGTTGTTTAACATTTCTCCAAACACTAATTTCAAActgaaatgtactgtattttgtgtgtgtgtgcgctgtggGTGATCACACTTAAAAAATGTCTCCCCCTGCTGGTTTTAAAGTGATACTTACAGGATTGTTAATCTTCACAGGCATAGAAAGCCATCAACCTCTTAGTGTGGCCCACCCGTCCAGAGAGAGACCCACTGTAAGTATTATTATCTATTATCGGACACATGCTCACATGTTATTACCATTGATTACCATTGTCtattacatttattaacatttaaatctaGATATCAAGGATGGAGTAAAAGCTACAATGGGATATATTCACAACTATACTTTGTCATTTACCttttatatatgaatacatatttaaggtccagtgtgtaaaatgattttgtttgttatttggcagaatgtcaaattaaaattataataCTTAATTTTTCAcgagtgtacaatcacctgattgtttAATTGTTATTCATTAAAACAGACCATGgtggccattttggaccaccgtTTTTACTACACGTTATaattttttacacactgtacctttactTCAAGATAGGATTTTAATCTCAATTGATTATCTCTCAGTTTACATAACCTCTgtcttttttatgtatttaaaattagaaaaaaattatttagttAGTTGCAGAACCAGTGGGGCTTGTAGTTCTTGTGGTTTCCATATTCTTCTCATATTAgtcatattcattcatattattttctgcatgtttgcatttgtctttttttgatttctctgtgtgcaaatgtgtttttattgtcctgCATGCCTGCCACTAATTCTGTCCATGCCAGtctcagcaaaaaaaacccgTGAGTACTGTCAGTAGACGGGCACAGTGGTGTGTTCGTCTTACTgtaccaataataataaaaaaaactttattgtgCATTATGTGGGAAGGGTATTGCTGCCACGCCAGAAAAATGAAACCGATTCACTATCATAAAGCActgtaaacattttcatgtcataTCATGTCATATTTTCATGTCATATCAAAATCAATTATCACTTTACAATGTGGAATATTTCAAGTGATAACTAATCTCATTATGACACTTAAAATTGTTTCAACGTAAAACTTTTCACGTCATGTGATAACTGATTGTTCGGCTTGGAGAAGGTTAGAATACGATAATTGATCACATTGTGTTGGGGAAAGATTATAATGAGATAATCTGTAGTTCATATGTTGTAAAAGTTCTTTATGTCTACTGATTGAACTTagtattttggtttgttttttagacaaCACTAAgtaaggtaaaggaaaacttgCTGTTGTCTTAAAAAGAACGAACCAAAATACAAAATTTATGGTAAAAGTTTAGTTCATTAACATTAAATGTGTTCGGAACAGTGTTTAAAATGCATTCATCTCACTAAGAGAAAAGATGTTTTGGAACAGATTAAGTCTTGCACCTGTAGCTGTGAATGATGCTTTCATACGCTCATTCACTCTTTTTTAATTGTCCACACAGTCAAGTGTGATGATTCATAACTCCTTTATCAGTCTTcaacattattaaatattattcattttaaatatggaaCTATTGCTAGTT
Above is a window of Solea senegalensis isolate Sse05_10M linkage group LG2, IFAPA_SoseM_1, whole genome shotgun sequence DNA encoding:
- the LOC122758314 gene encoding microtubule-associated protein 2-like isoform X4, whose translation is MKEDEHQVASQHEKQVVVERETPEGTEPPLPSVKDPLSDVPSKESGSNERKDVVEEAEEAQESSPADEPPKEGIVSPGKSGCSMIESLEKTELMGTEADQGIRLHEMPETDVQKVDQRQELVKLSPDPVAEFKATGILLPGATTYFETSSKTEGEEPAASQSYYELSASAEMALSGESESLMHKQEEQQEKKVRTSTSKMSLEQRSLSLNINVGEKLTKEKSMISPSSLCPISGSFDESEIYPSTPPLEILKSTFPPAVSIITTSCESPEDNPAKTEMPQTSDKHSSPLEHSNSLSEMLDLAGTLPQPPPGRREVDHLRRKSVPANMSALVGSSLAKLTLEDQTARVVGRESQLEELGYCVFSEYSAPMPSPADVPSPGHSPHQHFTSMQSEVEENLGVLEVEGISQGIQQSDLKRTIPEQSQKALSEKKDVPVKTTLMLEKAVTSGVKPDRLRIPMSSSKERLNELRLESGLPGDIKIQAIPEVDVEKDPSREASPIPPDNSFTFSPVETGSKGLETPTTPKSPGDIVSESQDTREEPWTEVKTEIDMKSQSADNKQQDLDEKTPTAEQKQSEENCKAPEIAHREIDSTSSQPLGETTEKEDDKIQSEHGKSTGLEVQETSKSGHDLHTEEHLDEKDARIQVQEITLVKATSPKPQIPSSVIIIPQAQVEEEAEDDDDIEIAEEPQEIMEEAEEFVRPSACSPEVVKEEPKKEEVKLMAGDQVLEENSKSRAEKHSHYDQNRDDGEPATHSPLFSPCSDNNLLQTTEGGGRDDGTGESQIDPQIDSEEGKKHEDEGVREAQTESEVVSGEICEEKEQKFMEENNEGEKKMGEEDIGEEGKDLEIVQETENTDGLCTTSQATHDETTMDVSILDTDSGWMDSQDDDKSIMTEQIEALPHAKISTSAPVVAVDKPAKRAPGRGRGHSGATDSKVSRKVPIHHPRDEMRKKKVGSRRADQNKVSVLQSRSPSRKSVAKVAARHPRPALLHGSARRKATGIESHQPLSVAHPSRERPTSQQKKPSPTRAELLKMAVRHRGSGQHPPRPGSACSLKQSPLVEAELSEARPSSACTRRSPLPNKWAGKERAYRSPEKRSSLPRPAKSLTRHIPAAEQDDSTPSRPTSIQSRADNRTGRASSMAASDLARSRSARSGTTTPSSAVTPGTPPSYSCRSPGSRTPGSHTPKSFSVLQEKKIAVIRTPPKSPSSAQRQLKVLNQPLPDLKNVKSKIGSTSNLKHQPKGGQVMIPSVKLDFSHVQAKCGSLDKLQHTAGGGNIQIQTKKIDLSHITAKCGSMSNIHHRPGGGHVRIENVKLDFKDKAHAKVGSLDNASHNPGGGNIMIESHKLSFRESAKARVDHGAEIIVTHTPGIETGGLSPQRSSAGSINILESPQLSTLAQDVTAALAKQGL
- the LOC122758314 gene encoding microtubule-associated protein 2-like isoform X6 → MKEDEHQVASQHEKQVVVERETPEGTEPPLPSVKDPLSDVPSKESGSNERKDVVEEAEEAQESSPADEPPKEGIVSPGKSGCSMIESLEKTELMGTEADQGIRLHEMPETDVQKVDQRQELVKLSPDPVAEFKATGILLPGATTYFETSSKTEGEEPAASQSYYELSASAEMALSGESESLMHKQEEQQEKKVRTSTSKMSLEQRSLSLNINVGEKLTKEKSMISPSSLCPISGSFDESEIYPSTPPLEILKSTFPPAVSIITTSCESPEDNPAKTEMPQTSDKHSSPLEHSNSLSEMLDLAGTLPQPPPGRREVDHLRRKSVPANMSALVGSSLAKLTLEDQTARVVGRESQLEELGYCVFSEYSAPMPSPADVPSPGHSPHQHFTSMQSEVEENLGVLEVEGISQGIQQSDLKRTIPEQSQKALSEKKDVPVKTTLMLEKAVTSGVKPDRLRIPMSSSKERLNELRLESGLPGDIKIQAIPEVDVEKDPSREASPIPPDNSFTFSPVETGSKGLETPTTPKSPGDIVSESQDTREEPWTEVKTEIDMKSQSADNKQQDLDEKTPTAEQKQSEENCKAPEIAHREIDSTSSQPLGETTEKEDDKIQSEHGKSTGLEVQETSKSGHDLHTEEHLDEKDARIQVQEITLVKATSPKPQIPSSVIIIPQAQVEEEAEDDDDIEIAEEPQEIMEEAEEFVRPSACSPEVVKEEPKKEEVKLMAGDQVLEENSKSRAEKHSHYDQNRDDGEPATHSPLFSPCSDNNLLQTTEGGGRDDGTGESQIDPQIDSEEGKKHEDEGVREAQTESEVVSGEICEEKEQKFMEENNEGEKKMGEEDIGEEGKDLEIVQETENTDGLCTTSQATHDETTMDVSILDTDSGWMDSQDDDKSIMTEQIEALPHAKISTSAPVVAVDKPAKRAPGRGRGHSGATDSKVSRKVPIHHPRDEMRKKKVGSRRADQNKVSVLQSRSPSRKSVAKVAARHPRPALLHGSARRKATGIESHQPLSVAHPSRERPTERAYRSPEKRSSLPRPAKSLTRHIPAAEQDDSTPSRPTSIQSRADNRTGRASSMAASDLARSRSARSGTTTPSSAVTPGTPPSYSCRSPGSRTPGSHTPKSFSVLQEKKIAVIRTPPKSPSSAQRQLKVLNQPLPDLKNVKSKIGSTSNLKHQPKGGQVQILSEKLDFSHVQSKCGSMGNVKHSPQGGNVMIPSVKLDFSHVQAKCGSLDKLQHTAGGGNIQIQTKKIDLSHITAKCGSMSNIHHRPGGGHVRIENVKLDFKDKAHAKVGSLDNASHNPGGGNIMIESHKLSFRESAKARVDHGAEIIVTHTPGIETGGLSPQRSSAGSINILESPQLSTLAQDVTAALAKQGL
- the LOC122758314 gene encoding microtubule-associated protein 2-like isoform X7; translated protein: MKEDEHQVASQHEKQVVVERETPEGTEPPLPSVKDPLSDVPSKESGSNERKDVVEEAEEAQESSPADEPPKEGIVSPGKSGCSMIESLEKTELMGTEADQGIRLHEMPETDVQKVDQRQELVKLSPDPVAEFKATGILLPGATTYFETSSKTEGEEPAASQSYYELSASAEMALSGESESLMHKQEEQQEKKVRTSTSKMSLEQRSLSLNINVGEKLTKEKSMISPSSLCPISGSFDESEIYPSTPPLEILKSTFPPAVSIITTSCESPEDNPAKTEMPQTSDKHSSPLEHSNSLSEMLDLAGTLPQPPPGRREVDHLRRKSVPANMSALVGSSLAKLTLEDQTARVVGRESQLEELGYCVFSEYSAPMPSPADVPSPGHSPHQHFTSMQSEVEENLGVLEVEGISQGIQQSDLKRTIPEQSQKALSEKKDVPVKTTLMLEKAVTSGVKPDRLRIPMSSSKERLNELRLESGLPGDIKIQAIPEVDVEKDPSREASPIPPDNSFTFSPVETGSKGLETPTTPKSPGDIVSESQDTREEPWTEVKTEIDMKSQSADNKQQDLDEKTPTAEQKQSEENCKAPEIAHREIDSTSSQPLGETTEKEDDKIQSEHGKSTGLEVQETSKSGHDLHTEEHLDEKDARIQVQEITLVKATSPKPQIPSSVIIIPQAQVEEEAEDDDDIEIAEEPQEIMEEAEEFVRPSACSPEVVKEEPKKEEVKLMAGDQVLEENSKSRAEKHSHYDQNRDDGEPATHSPLFSPCSDNNLLQTTEGGGRDDGTGESQIDPQIDSEEGKKHEDEGVREAQTESEVVSGEICEEKEQKFMEENNEGEKKMGEEDIGEEGKDLEIVQETENTDGLCTTSQATHDETTMDVSILDTDSGWMDSQDDDKSIMTEQIEALPHAKISTSAPVVAVDKPAKRAPGRGRGHSGATDSKVSRKVPIHHPRDEMRKKKVGSRRADQNKVSVLQSRSPSRKSVAKVAARHPRPALLHGSARRKATGIESHQPLSVAHPSRERPTERAYRSPEKRSSLPRPAKSLTRHIPAAEQDDSTPSRPTSSDLARSRSARSGTTTPSSAVTPGTPPSYSCRSPGSRTPGSHTPKSFSVLQEKKIAVIRTPPKSPSSAQRQLKVLNQPLPDLKNVKSKIGSTSNLKHQPKGGQVQILSEKLDFSHVQSKCGSMGNVKHSPQGGNVMIPSVKLDFSHVQAKCGSLDKLQHTAGGGNIQIQTKKIDLSHITAKCGSMSNIHHRPGGGHVRIENVKLDFKDKAHAKVGSLDNASHNPGGGNIMIESHKLSFRESAKARVDHGAEIIVTHTPGIETGGLSPQRSSAGSINILESPQLSTLAQDVTAALAKQGL
- the LOC122758314 gene encoding microtubule-associated protein 2-like isoform X8; amino-acid sequence: MKEDEHQVASQHEKQVVVERETPEGTEPPLPSVKDPLSDVPSKESGSNERKDVVEEAEEAQESSPADEPPKEGIVSPGKSGCSMIESLEKTELMGTEADQGIRLHEMPETDVQKVDQRQELVKLSPDPVAEFKATGILLPGATTYFETSSKTEGEEPAASQSYYELSASAEMALSGESESLMHKQEEQQEKKVRTSTSKMSLEQRSLSLNINVGEKLTKEKSMISPSSLCPISGSFDESEIYPSTPPLEILKSTFPPAVSIITTSCESPEDNPAKTEMPQTSDKHSSPLEHSNSLSEMLDLAGTLPQPPPGRREVDHLRRKSVPANMSALVGSSLAKLTLEDQTARVVGRESQLEELGYCVFSEYSAPMPSPADVPSPGHSPHQHFTSMQSEVEENLGVLEVEGISQGIQQSDLKRTIPEQSQKALSEKKDVPVKTTLMLEKAVTSGVKPDRLRIPMSSSKERLNELRLESGLPGDIKIQAIPEVDVEKDPSREASPIPPDNSFTFSPVETGSKGLETPTTPKSPGDIVSESQDTREEPWTEVKTEIDMKSQSADNKQQDLDEKTPTAEQKQSEENCKAPEIAHREIDSTSSQPLGETTEKEDDKIQSEHGKSTGLEVQETSKSGHDLHTEEHLDEKDARIQVQEITLVKATSPKPQIPSSVIIIPQAQVEEEAEDDDDIEIAEEPQEIMEEAEEFVRPSACSPEVVKEEPKKEEVKLMAGDQVLEENSKSRAEKHSHYDQNRDDGEPATHSPLFSPCSDNNLLQTTEGGGRDDGTGESQIDPQIDSEEGKKHEDEGVREAQTESEVVSGEICEEKEQKFMEENNEGEKKMGEEDIGEEGKDLEIVQETENTDGLCTTSQATHDETTMDVSILDTDSGWMDSQDDDKSIMTEQIEALPHAKISTSAPVVAVDKPAKRAPGRGRGHSGATDSKVSRKVPIHHPRDEMRKKKVGSRRADQNKVSVLQSRSPSRKSVAKVAARHPRPALLHGSARRKATGIESHQPLSVAHPSRERPTERAYRSPEKRSSLPRPAKSLTRHIPAAEQDDSTPSRPTSIQSRADNRTGRASSMAASDLARSRSARSGTTTPSSAVTPGTPPSYSCRSPGSRTPGSHTPKSFSVLQEKKIAVIRTPPKSPSSAQRQLKVLNQPLPDLKNVKSKIGSTSNLKHQPKGGQVMIPSVKLDFSHVQAKCGSLDKLQHTAGGGNIQIQTKKIDLSHITAKCGSMSNIHHRPGGGHVRIENVKLDFKDKAHAKVGSLDNASHNPGGGNIMIESHKLSFRESAKARVDHGAEIIVTHTPGIETGGLSPQRSSAGSINILESPQLSTLAQDVTAALAKQGL